In the Caenorhabditis elegans chromosome X genome, one interval contains:
- the fbxa-221 gene encoding F-box domain-containing protein (Predicted) produces the protein MKIASRAVLLYQVLDKKGVLETFSELKLHSPGNEIVRFSDAEFWISRFESGNHDLNYDKRLEPLSAIRSPIQMLRKTALRLRNVFRPRKVIHISDSQVAMRACILFDALNEIPIFESYRKFCRLVSNSMEYRDYEFWYYLFYHGNKELHYVQSEEPPQTSFVDLPIQIVSDILDGSTVLDRMIVRRVSRKLEALVDKNHHSIKSVAAHSLHDESECKLVIDGDLVEYYNSPEGCKIRKDCRMDGILIGSGDCLELVMADLKAILQNPKLKLRMFNVNMRCYIKSEEYRVEYGTILKKVLKLLPHLLNVKKLKLDSNFLRDKENNYELASVLSHFKPGTLEHMILGFHRESDIPGFEKAVRLKQWLQAKNIKMYWKVDGRIPLEHFLHFTSVNLEIWNGSRRNVIDIRNILIESPHFRYGRFKFSPITIRGLEQMFDPNLDRLPLDCRINYRTRHRVFVINFAYHSEILIFPNFTA, from the exons ATGAAAATAGCAAGTCGCGCCGTTCTTCTCTACCAGGTGCTCGACAAGAAGGGCGTATTAGAAACTTTCTCGGAACTTAAGCTTCATTCTCCTGGAAATGAAATTGTCAGATTTTCAGACGCAGAGTTCTGGATTTCGCGATTCGAGAGCGGAAACCACGATTTGAATTATGATAAGAG ATTGGAACCGCTATCTGCAATCCGCTCTCCTATACAGATGCTTCGAAAAACTGCACTACGGCTACGCAATGTTTTTCG accCCGAAAAGTAATCCACATCTCCGACAGCCAGGTCGCAATGCGAGCTTGCATACTTTTTGACGCCCTAAACGAGATACCAATATTCGAATCGTATCGTAAATTCTGTAGACTTGTTTCCAACTCCATGGAATACCGCGATTACGAGTTTTGGTACTACCTGTTCTACCATGGAAATAAGGAATTGCATTATGTTCAAAG TGAGGAGCCACCGCAAACTTCTTTTGTCGACTTACCGATACAGATCGTCAGCGATATTTTGGATGGGTCAACTGTACTGGATCG AATGATAGTCCGAAGAGTCTCCCGCAAGCTTGAAGCTCTTGTTGATAAAAATCACCACAGTATCAAAAGTGTTGCTGCTCATTCGCTTCACGATGAATCCGAATGCAAACTAGTCATTGATGGTGATTTGGTGGAATACTACAATTCTCCAGAGGGATGCAAGATAAGGAAAGATTGTAGAATGGATGGAATACTCATTGGTAGTGGTGACTGTTTGGAACTTGTCATGGCAGATTTAAAAGCAATTCTCCAAAATCCGAAGCTCAAATTGAGAATGTTCAATGTAAATATGAGATGTTATATTAAGAGTGAGGAATATCGCGTTGAGTATGGCACAATACTCAAGAAGGTTCTGAAATTGTTGCCTCATTTGCTGAATGTGAAGAAGTTGAAACTTGATAGCAACTTCTTGAGGGATAAGGAAAACAATTACGAACTTGCGTCAGTGCTTTCTCATTTCAAACCCGGAACGCTTGAACATATGATCTTGGGGTTCCATCGCGAGTCGGATATTCCCGGGTTCGAAAAAGCTGTCCGTTTGAAACAATGGTTACAGgctaaaaacattaaaatgtaTTGGAAGGTCGATGGGCGAATCCCTCTTGagcattttcttcattttacgAGTGtcaatctggaaatttggaacGGTTCCAGAAGAAATGTTATTGATATTCGAAAC attctcATAGAATCTCCACACTTTCGATACGGCAGATTCAAGTTCTCTCCAATCACAATCAGAGGTCTTGAGCAGATGTTTGACCCAAACTTGGACAGGCTTCCACTCGACTGCCGTATTAATTACCGCACTAGGCACCGTGTTTTTGTGATTAATTTTGCTTATCACAgtgaaattctcatttttcctaACTTTACTGCATGA
- the fbxa-222 gene encoding F-box domain-containing protein (Confirmed by transcript evidence), whose amino-acid sequence MTESVLENPIFIRSCILNEVLHRKPIRESYKNFCEKLGDDVMDYIDFEFWFYRFYEGNHDLNYDQKLEPKNLSDMPIKILQRILNELCFRDKMVLQKVCRILRKVVPEIDAAAHSAVSFRMCRDWTFLEFSKHEIVYREFEGGCIVKYEDYAKPVIGGNQLELALNDFSNFLKCPKLHLKHFGVTFSSAVGEEARQEVIETVGTLKWPNLKTVFFNGIHQSEIKPMITCFNSETIEHIILDVSRDSTSRQFPYQLAKGDFPKLNHGPH is encoded by the exons atgaccGAATCAGTActggaaaatccaattttcattcGATCATGCATTCTCAACGAAGTTCTTCACCGCAAGCCAATACGTGAAAGCTATAAGAATTTCTGCGAAAAACTAGGCGATGACGTCATGGATTACATAGATTTTGAGTTCtggttttatcgattttatgaAGGAAATCATGATTTGAATTATGATCAGAA ATTGGAGCCCAAAAACTTGTCGGATATGCCAATTAAAATACTTCAGCGGATTTTGAATGAACTGTGTTTTCGTGACAA gatGGTCCTTCAAAAAGTTTGCCGAATCTTGCGAAAAGTTGTCCCGGAAATTGATGCGGCAGCTCACAGTGCAGTGAGTTTTCGAATGTGCAGAGATTGGacatttctcgaattttctaaacatGAAATTGTATATCGAGAATTCGAAGGCGGTTGCATTGTGAAGTATGAGGATTATGCAAAACCTGTCATAGGAGGAAACCAGTTGGAATTGGCATTGAACGACTTCTCCAACTTTCTAAAATGTCCGAAGCTTCATCTTAAACATTTCGGCGTAACATTTTCAAGTGCTGTTGGGGAAGAAGCCCGTCAGGAGGTGATCGAGACGGTTGGAACTTTGAAATGGCCgaatttaaaaactgtatttttcaatggaaTCCATCAATCTGAAATCAAGCCCATGATAACTTGCTTCAATTCAGAGACAATCGAGCACATTATTCTAGACGTTTCTCGAGATTCAA CATCTCGACAATTTCCCTACCAACTTGCAAAAGGCGATTTTCCGAAGCTTAATCACGGACCCCATTGA
- the fbxa-16 gene encoding Tetratricopeptide repeat protein (Confirmed by transcript evidence), whose translation MPAYIIREVASNVSFIKREKLDKGVEYFRKAIDNTSEKFDIGVVIGELSSHLCHFGNKVTYE comes from the exons ATGCCAGCCTATATCATTCGAGAAGTTGCTAGCAATGTTAGTTTCATCAAGcg agaaaaactaGACAAAGGAGTCGAATATTTCCGCAAGGCGATCGATAACACTTCGGAAAAGTTTGACATAGGTGTAGTTATTGGTGAATTATCTTCACATCTTTGTCACTTTGGTAATAAAGTTACTTATGAATGA
- the Y73B3A.8 gene encoding uncharacterized protein (Predicted), producing MWSSIPFSVATTLPHSSHLHAPPPVVSSDRLDASKSLNFLTNSSEAECFFATYRQILHPNLHLMQCENSTKAAFFSSRRQDPEGFQLLLAPWNMTNSTPRSCSPPQPTLLFFSLLPEGFQLLLAPWNTTNSTPGSCSWHQTIFLKLFL from the exons ATGTGGTCATCCATCCCTTTTTCTGTGGCCACAACTCTGCCGCATTCTTCACATCTCCACGCCCCACCCCCCGTTGTTTCATCGGACCGACTGGATGCAAGCAAAAGCTTGAACTTCTTGACTAATTCTTCTGAAGCCGAATGTTTTTTTGCTAC atatcgCCAAATTCTGCACCCAAATCTTCATCTGATGCAATGCGAAAACTCGACGAAAGCTGCATTTTTCTCTTCCAGACGCCAGGATCCCGAAGGTTTCCAGCTCCTCCTGGCTCCATGGAACATGACGAATTCGACGCCAAGATCGTGCTCTCCACCTCAACCTActcttctgtttttttcccT ACTTCCCGAAGGTTTCCAGCTCCTCCTGGCTCCATGGAACACGACGAATTCGACGCCAGGATCATGCTCTTGGCaccagacaatttttttaaagttatttctttga
- the Y73B3A.11 gene encoding uncharacterized protein (Confirmed by transcript evidence): MNTSIPGLSIVPKYATVLPISSQNDLRDPKAVIRDVTAAQKRKNLAKKKNQFSLQEKASTIDKISKCCARLLTKRTNFYFIWRQFDENWIPWSTEQCSFSSEPDANHTNLLNKPANH, from the exons ATG AACACGTCCATTCCCGGTCTTTCCATcgtaccaaaatatgcaacaGTTCTGCCAATTTCTTCGCAAAATGATCTTCGGGACCCAAAAGCAGTTATACGGGACGTCACGGCTgcccaaaaaagaaaaaatttagcgaaaaaaaaaaatcaattttcgctCCAAGAAAAGGCTTCCACAATCGACAAAATCTCGAAATGCTGTG cccgaCTTCTCACAAAACGTACAAACTTCTATTTCATTTGGAGGCAATTCGACGAAAATTGGATTCCGTGGTCTACCGAGCAATGCTCTTTCTCGTCCGAACCCGATG ccaATCACACAAACTTGCTCAACAAGCCAGCAAATCACTAG